Genomic DNA from Pigmentiphaga litoralis:
AACCTGTACGACATGTCCGAAAAATATGCAGATGTCATGACGACCGAAGCAACACTGTGTGCGCTGGCGCAACTCGCCGATCGATGATTTGGAGCTACGATGAAAAAATTTGAGAATGGAAATGATCGGTACGATTACAGCGCGATCACTACGCGTCCGGTGTACGATTGGCCAGATGGCAAACGTTTGGCCGTCTACTTCGCACTAAATATCGAAGGTTTTGAATTCGGGCGAAATCCGGGTAACGACTTCACTTCTATGCCGTCGGCACCTTACCATCGCGGGTACGCTTACCGGGACTATGGCAACCGCGTTGGCGTCTGGCGCATTCATGCTCTGTTCGAACAATTTGGAATGCCATTGGCAGTGCTTGCTAATGGCTCAGTCTATGACGTATGCCCCGAGGTGCTCGACGCGTTTCGCAAGCGTGGAGACGAAATCGTTGGTCATGGAAGGACTAATTCCGAAAAGCAGGCGGATATGAGCGAGGAGTCCGAACGATCGATGCTTCAGGACGTTTGCGCATTGATTCAAAGATATGAAGGAAAGCCGCCGGCTGGATGGCTCGGACCGTTCATTTCGCAAAGTTCACGCACGCCCGAATTATTGAAAGCACAGGGCTTTAAATACATGTTGGATTGGTGGTTTGACGACCAGCCTATGTGGTTTAGGACAGACAACGGTCCAATTCTAGCGGTGCCTTATCCTTCAATGGAGCTGAATGACCTGCCTGCGTATGTCAATCGAGGTGCTAGTGACGAAGAGTTTAGTCGGATGGCGATTGATGCTTTCGACGAACAACTGGCCGAATCCGAAAATTACCCACAAGTTTATTGCCTGTCCTTGCATACTTTCTTGACAGGTCAGCCTCATCGTATTCGCCAGCTGCGCCGAATCCTGGAACACATCAGCCAGCAGCGCGATCGAATTTGGTTGACGACACCTCAAGCAATTGCGGAGCATGTCACCGCGCTTCCTCCTGGCGTGGTTCCGGGCGGCTAAAGATCAGCGTAGCATCGGTCATACGCAATCTTTGACAAGGTGCTGCCGTGGACATACGTCAAATTCAATATTTTGT
This window encodes:
- a CDS encoding polysaccharide deacetylase family protein; amino-acid sequence: MKKFENGNDRYDYSAITTRPVYDWPDGKRLAVYFALNIEGFEFGRNPGNDFTSMPSAPYHRGYAYRDYGNRVGVWRIHALFEQFGMPLAVLANGSVYDVCPEVLDAFRKRGDEIVGHGRTNSEKQADMSEESERSMLQDVCALIQRYEGKPPAGWLGPFISQSSRTPELLKAQGFKYMLDWWFDDQPMWFRTDNGPILAVPYPSMELNDLPAYVNRGASDEEFSRMAIDAFDEQLAESENYPQVYCLSLHTFLTGQPHRIRQLRRILEHISQQRDRIWLTTPQAIAEHVTALPPGVVPGG